ATTCCGGCCATTATAAggcccatcataaagccagtctcatcaaagttccagatatcatctgatcaGATACCGTACTTTGCAATTGTATTCTGtacaagcctaaaccagccacgaataatagtcggatcttcgcatttggctctctggtagtcatatctccgaaaTAAACGCgtctttagctctggttgccgcttgacgaagttatgagcccagcgcttgccaacAGGTGATGCATCGCGGTCAGCGAGCAGAGAATTGGCTATTTCTTCCACAAAACGCAGTCGCGCAGGAAATCCTCGGGAATCTAGGTCAAGGAGGAATTGATCTATTATCTGTTCTtctagatcagatagtttcCGTGACTTTGGGACCCAATCGCTTCGcgattgaatgccattccTTCGGTCACGGAGGGTACTATATCCaaccttatatatagtagCAGCGCGTCGGAGACGTAATtttgggttattttgaagggcctgaagggcaagaagaattCTAGCTTCATTTGAAGGTTGTGACATAATGGGTGGTTGAGAAGtatctgatcagatggaaatgatgtaggatgagggatttttggtcGGCATACTTGTCCGGTCGgcatgcttatcaaccacgttagTCGGTTTATAGGGCGTAAACTGAGCCATAGCGAACTGTCACGTCTCTTGATAGacaagtaatgcgtgttaggcttattgtTGTTAAGAAGTTTTATTGATACCTGGTGAGCTAAGGTCTATGGTTGTGGAGTAACATGGTTCTATATACATGAGGTCCCGGTGATGGACCGAAGTGTTGGATAGGATTGGACCGAATGATCTGACAAGGATGGACCGAGAGGTTTTGGTTTCGGTCCATGTCTTGGTGTTTCCTTGGTTGCGTGTGATTGGATGGATTcgtggggtacacgtgatGTAACCGTGAGAGTCGTAACACTTGTGGCCTGGGCTTTGGCATCATCGTTTTGCTAATGGTTTCGTGTGTGGCTGTATTAGTGGAGTCGCAGCGCTGACTACCACTATCAGCACTGTGAATATCGCAAGTGTTGGCCGTATGGCTTGAGTGAGTAGTGGAGGGCGATTCCTAAGCGACTTTTTAGCTCTGCAGTGACAACTCCTCCGACAGCGACTGGCGGATGGTTGTGTATGGGGTAATGCTGTTGCGGTTGGAGACCCGATTTACCTCGAAAGGAGAATAAAAAAATGCAGGAATAAGAGGAGTCTTCCGGGGGCTTTCGAGATAAACTTTCTAGATCAGACCATAGAAAGGCCAAATCCAGTGGCGGACCAAAGTCATTGCGTAGGAATGCCAACTAAAAATTCAAAACATTTTAGCCTAATATAGACTCGAAGCTGAATAGTATGATATAAATCCGGCTATTACACACTTCGTACATTTTGGAATCATAAATCAGATCTAATTATGAAATAGCCAACCAATTATGACGACGTTGAATAATTCACCACCGAGCCAACATGACCAAATCCCAAAGCATCCAATGGAAGAATCGCTCGAATGGCTTCCCATAATCATTATTATCATGGTTTTTCTTATCTTGGATATTCTTTTCATGTACGACTCCACCGTGCCCCAGTCCACAGATAAGAGCATATGGTACCAGAGCTAATGATAAGGAAGGATTGCATTCAGAGTCCTTAGTAATAACCCGCTCGCGAGCTCAGAGAATTCAGAGGGTGATTTGCAACGGCTTGACTCAATAGCTCCACCGCAGACATATAAGCAAGTAACGACAGAAATGGAAATCGAAGGCCCAGGAGAACATTCGGCCTGGCCAGACGCGCTTATTATCTGGTAAGCTATTCCAATCAATAGACAGTTTCATTCTCAAATTAACTgttcttattatatagcgTTATATGCTTGGAAACGATGGTGGATTGTGATATCGTCCGTCGGTTACCGTGTGGGCATACATTCCATTCGGTCTGCATTACTCCATGGTACCTGGGGCAACATTATACCTGTCCCTTGTGCATATCAGACTTCATGTCATCCGAACTTGCACATGTCTGAATAGACAGATGAAAAGCACAATGCGTAGGGGTTCACCAATGTCGAGTCATCATGACCTCACGAACCTTGGTCCCCAGGATTAGCGATTCCGTGTCGATTGTGCCCCGTGGCGTAACGGTTTGTATCTCTTTGACTGCGCGAAGGCTCCCACACGGTACCAGTCTCCACTACTAGGTCACTATCTAAGTCGGTCGCTAGCTTGGTGGTAATGTGTTAGTCCTGTATCTTGATTTGGGTGAGGGTAGAGAGATACTGATCGTAATTGGCTAAGATCCCTGTAAGATACCCAATGGGAGCCTTCGCGCAGTCAAAGAGATAGTATTATACTCCAACTGTCGAAGATCAAGTCACTTGACATTCGGGCTAAAGGCAGTACATTGGCCTGGGTAGGTGCGTCAATAAGATTATATAGCTGCTGTTAATAGAATATTGGATTAGCCCTGTTTTATACATAGATTCTAGTCTCGAAGATTCTCTAGGTAGTACGCACATGCCTATAGAGTGGTGCAGGAGACTTTTTGTCAATCCTCGGGTGACAACGTACATGTACATCGATCGACACCTATAGGTTTGATACTAACCCTGTTCTTGTAGGAGGGACCTAAGGAGCTGTCTCTGTGTATGATTACGACCCCATATCATACTTGTTTTTGACCCCAGACTAGCCTGATATGCCTTGTAGGCTAATGACCAGGCTAATAAAAGTCCGTTTTGTAGTTGTGAACCTATCCCAATCATAGTCTAATATGGCCCCAGGCATACATTCTTTACAGAGATAAATCATGCCACAAGGTGTATCTGCTAGTGACGTGGCATGTGCTGTTGGGCTTACAATCTGTCGTCTTCTCGCCTACCCCGCACCACCTTTAGTTGTCTGTTTAGTGgtacttttctttttaccAACGCCCAATCTCGGGTCACGAAACTATAAATGTGAGGTGATGACACAACCCTAATTCGAACATCAGATCATGGCCGCATTTCCGaacagcttcttctgcatTTATCTGCAACCGTCAGATCATATTGCGATCAGATGATATAGGAGCATGCTCCTAACCATCCGTAACTGATTCAAACATAAGTTCTGGAAGCCGCCCCCCTGCGGCGATGACGCAATTCACTTTTCACAATGTCTGAATTTGGTAAGAAGCCTTTCGGGCAATGGCAACAGCTACCGACCGGCTTTGACGCATTCGGATCAAACATTCACAACTCCAATCGTAAGATATCCTGCGAGCTTGCGCTTCCCTCATAAAGCGGAAATACTGCCTTTTTCAGCAATTGACTTATCGTAGATCCCACTAGTTGGGGTTTTGGTTCCGGCACGCCATCTTCCACTGGACCTTTTGCTACCACACGCGGATCATTCTATAGAGCTTCGGGAGGTAAGATACCTTTGGCGCCAACTGTTAGTTATTTGTAGTTATCTGATGTCTACCTGagtaataaaaagataatacAACAGCAAACTATAATACATAACCCTTCTCGCTCAGAGTTTATCATACTAAGTCAAGCTTTTCCAGATCCCGTCAGTTCGCTTGGACCCCGGTTGTCCAGCTCGGCGCCCACATTCCCGCCCACAACAACCGGCACTGGCTGGCTTGAGCATCACAGTAACACACAAGGGTTAACTGCACTCAGCGATCCTGGCAGAAGTAATGTCACAAATCATTCCGACCCGACCGGGTTTGGGGGCGGGTTCTTCGGTTCAAgcgcaaagaagaagggcttCAGCACAGGAATAAGCCCAAGTACAGCCGAGTTTGGCTCAAATGCTTGGACAAGATTCAGGACCCCAACCACTTCCGTTTTCAGCGCTCCGAGTCAGTCTTTTGGTGGTTGGGCCTGGGGAATCCCTGCCACGGATACTTCAAAGCAGCCATTCTCCCCATTTGTTGAAAGTGAGCTAGGCAACAGGCAGAAGAGTTCCTATCAAAATCTTTGCTTCCAAGGTCCATACAAGAACTTCTCCCAGGAAGAGCTGAGGCTTGCAGATTACGCCCTCGGTCACCAGTACGGTCTATCATTTGAGTTCGGCGGCCCAAATTTTGGAACCGATTTTGGTACATCAATGCAGAGAAGTGCTTCTGATCCACCTCAGACATTTGGAATCGGCTCCCAACAGAGTGCGTTTGGCACTGGTTTTGGAGCCAAACCAAGTGGTGCAACTGGTTTTGGATCCgctaccaccaccacttCGCCCTTTGGACAGACTAAGGCCGGCGAAACCTTCGTCTGGGGTCAAAAGTCTCAGGGTCCAGATGTGTTTGGGACTCCGCCGGACGGTTTTCAAAGGCCAACAAGCAGCCAAAGAGATTTCGGAGTTTCCGGGAGCCCGGGATTCGGTTTNNNNNNNNNNNNNNNNNNNNNNNNNNNNNNNNNNNNNNNNNNNNNNNNNNNNNNNNNNNNNNNNNNNNNNNNNNNNNNNNNNNNNNNNNNNNNNNNNNNNGGCCCAGGGTCAACAACAAGCACAAGGATCGACGTCCTTTGCTGAAACACAAAAGCCAAGCAGTAGCCAGCCGGCTACCGAGTCTATCTTTAGGATAGATTTGAGCACTGCTCCTAATCCATTTGCTTCGGCGGCTACCCAAGTATCCGCTCTTTCAGGGCCCTCAAGCACAGGTCAAAGACCTTGGGTTACTGAGAGGTACGTAACTACTCAGGCTGGGCAGCTGGCAACACAACTCCCTAGCACAGAGATGCCAGTTAGTCGAGTTCAAGTTCCTCAATCATTTGGTCAACAGACTCAGTATGGTCAAACTGGCACCCCTTATTACCAGGTTCCTGGAAGGCCTTCTAGTGACACAAGGCTCATTCAGCAACCATTACAAGATGCTACTCGCGCAACCATTCAACCACAGTTGGTCACGAAAATTGACGAAATTACGGCCTACGGACCACCTTGGTTATTCTTGACGACAGAGGAgaaacagcaacagcaggaCCAAGGCCCGCTGGCTGTGCGGCGGGCAAGCAAGGGTAAACTAAGAAGCCAATCCGTACCAGCTGGACTTTCTTTTAGAAGCCCTAGATTCGCACCTCGTCATTTCCCCCCAGGCTCTCCTAGGTCCGGCTCTCGTCACGGGTTGTATCCCCCGTCATACCGAGTCAAAAGAAGACCTCTGAGCTCCGACTGGATGCACCCCCCACACCTAGGCCATGAACTGATCAGGAGCCCGTCTAGAGGCGGCTCTGACCAACGT
This genomic interval from Fusarium oxysporum f. sp. lycopersici 4287 chromosome 3, whole genome shotgun sequence contains the following:
- a CDS encoding hypothetical protein (At least one base has a quality score < 10), which encodes MSEFGKKPFGQWQQLPTGFDAFGSNIHNSNHPTSWGFGSGTPSSTGPFATTRGSFYRASGDPVSSLGPRLSSSAPTFPPTTTGTGWLEHHSNTQGLTALSDPGRSNVTNHSDPTGFGGGFFGSSAKKKGFSTGISPSTAEFGSNAWTRFRTPTTSVFSAPSQSFGGWAWGIPATDTSKQPFSPFVESELGNRQKSSYQNLCFQGPYKNFSQEELRLADYALGHQYGLSFEFGGPNFGTDFGTSMQRSASDPPQTFGIGSQQSAFGTGFGAKPSGATGFGSATTTTSPFGQTKAGETFVWGQKSQGPDGQQQAQGSTSFAETQKPSSSQPATESIFRIDLSTAPNPFASAATQVSALSGPSSTGQRPWVTERYVTTQAGQLATQLPSTEMPVSRVQVPQSFGQQTQYGQTGTPYYQVPGRPSSDTRLIQQPLQDATRATIQPQLVTKIDEITAYGPPWLFLTTEEKQQQQDQGPLAVRRASKGKLRSQSVPAGLSFRSPRFAPRHFPPGSPRSGSRHGLYPPSYRVKRRPLSSDWMHPPHLGHELIRSPSRGGSDQRRTSEDTISTGGHRKGLNIVEKSLSQISKQLKTLEIDQDRGRDLLMSSSNRRGQKESITTALTGIADPGREGGAKSQTPGTTTETSEHTSSPPSPGNTLVISDHEADVEQNKPMKLQRPIPAGEYWIRPSKEDILAMDKDQRKRVTDLTIGRENVGVIRFKNPVDFTGIDLESLLGGLVILESRSATVYPDSFGLKPPPGEGFNVPASISLENSWPRKKTKGKNLSEEEVKRQVASHIERLKSVEGTRFESYNEEDGTWTFSVNHFSTYNHVIYNN